The Salinivibrio kushneri genomic interval TGCTCGGCCGCTTTTAGTTCAGAAATTTGGCCGAACTTGTCCATATCCCAACCCATTTGATCCATCAATACTTCGATGGTGCCACGTTGGCCCGAGCCAGGGTTACCAATGTTAACGCGCTTGCCTTCCAGATCATCGAAGGTTTTTACGCCCGCATCGGCACGTGCTACCACGGTAAACGGTTCTGGATGAATAGAGAAAACGGCGCGAAGCTCTTTAAATTCGCCCTGATCTTCAAATTTGCTAGTGCCTTTGTAAGCATGGTATTGCCAGTCAGATTGGGCGATACCCATATCTAGCTCGCCAGCACGAATGGTGTTGATGTTGTAGATTGAGCCGCCTGTACTTTCTACCGAGCAGCGAATGCCATGGTCATCTTTGCTTTTATTGACCAGACGGCAAATTGCACCACCTGTTGGGTAATAAACACCCGTGACACCGCCAGTACCAATAGTCACAAACTGGTTAGCTTGCGCGCTTGCCGCGGTTCCTAGTGCGGCAGAAAAGCCGAGCGCAATAAGAGTAGGTTTCATCGCTTTCATGCTTAAGATTCCTTTTTAAGTTAGAGGTTGCTATCCGGGCGCACCCTCGAAGTTGGTATGACACTCAATAACAATATGACGAAAAAGTGTCACCACGCTATTTTTTCAATCTTTTAACAATATTTGCAAGCAATTGTATTGGGTTAAAACGATTGGGTCATGGTTTGCCTTAGTGCTTGTACAGGTTTAGTACAATATCCCAGCTTTTCCAGTGTGTTGCGTAAATCTGTGATCTGAGATGCGTTATCTATGGCCTGACGTTGGTCAACGCGTTGGGTGTTGTTTTCAAAGCCGATTCGTATGTCTCCTCCTAGCAGTGCAGCGGTCGTCAGACAGCGGATCTCATGGTGGCCAAATGCACAGGCTGACCAGGGCAGGTTGTTATGGTCGGGTAGTGCTTGCCACATGGCGACGATGTCTTCTGGGTGGCCAAATGGGGGATTTTGATCCCGACCCGCAACCAAGAGTAAATGGTGCCCTGTAGGAGGGATCACGCCGGCGTGACGTAGCTGACGGTAGCGCGCCACATCTTGAGGGTGATAGAGAATAAACTGTGTGTAAACAGCATGGTGATGTAACCACGCAAAAAATGTTCTGGCTTCGGTCGTTTCGGAAGGGTCAGGCACTAGTTCTCTTAGCGCAATGGACACGGCCTCAGGCTTAACGGCCTTCACTAATCCGATTTGCTCTGACGGGCTATAGCGACCCACGGCTTCGGTGGTGAGTTGGATGACCATGCGATCACCGACCGCATCTTGGACTTGCTGGTAAAGCCGACGATTGAGAGTGGGGTCCAAACTATGCGCGCCAGACTCATCGCGTGCATGAATGTGCGCCATGGCGGCACCGGCGTCAGCGCATGCGTGCAGGCAGTCAATCAGTGATAGTGCATCAATCGGGACGGCGCTATGCTGCGAAGGCTGCAGCCGCGCGCCGTTGGGAGCAACCATGATGGTGAGTGTATCGGTCATCTTTTTTCCTTAAGCCTAGTTTGAGCGCAAGACTGACTGCTTAGTGTGGCAGACAGGTGTCTAGGGTTATCCGTAGTTTGTCGGCTATCTCATCAATATGTGGCGATTTAATGATGTAGGGAGGTGCCAATAAAATATGGTGACCTTGTTTGCCATCGATGGTACCGCCCATGGGATAGCACATCAGGCCGTTTTCCAGCGCGGTTTGTTTGATTTGTTTCGCTAGCGGCAATGTGGACGAAAAAGGCTGCTTTGACGCTTTATCCGCGACCAACTCGAGCGCGAGAAAGAGCCCTCGGCCACGAATGTCGCCGACAAATGGGGATGAATCAAATTGATGATGTAGCGCCGTTTTAAGCGCCTTGCCTTGTTTTTCCGCCGCGTCAACGAGTCCTTCTTGCTCAAGTGTGGTGAGTGTTGCTAAGGCAGCGGCACAGGCAGTCGGATGCGCCATAAACGTATGACCATGTTGGAAAAAGCCCGAGCCGTTAGCGATTGCGTTGTAGACAGGGTCGGCCACAAGCGTCGCGCCAATAGGTTGATAACCGGCAGCCAGCCCTTTCGCGATAGCGACTATATCTGGAACGATATGTTCATGCTCAAAGGCGAAAAAGCGCCCGGTGCGTCCTGTTCCGCACATCACTTCATCGAGGATCAGCAAAATGTTGTATTGGTCGCAGATCTCTCGAATCCGTGTAAAGTAGCCTGTTTCGGCGGTCAATGCGCCCGCAGTGGCACCGACGACGGGCTCAGCGATAAAGCCAATCACGGTTTCGGGTCCTTTTTCTAACAGCATGGTTTCAAGCTCGTTGGCCACTCGCTGACCATATTGGTAAGCGCACTCATCGGGACCTTGATCGCGATAGGCGTAACAGGGAGCAATCAGACTGGTGTCCATTAACAAAGGCGCAAAGGGCGCACGACGCCATGCGTTACCTCCAACGGATAGCGCGCCAAGCGTGTTGCCGTGGTAGCTTTGGCGTCGAGCAATAAAGTGTTGGCGCTGCGGCTGACCAACTTCCACCCAATACTGGCGTGCCAGTTTTAATGCGGTTTCCATCGCCTCTGAGCCACCACTGACTAAGTAAGCGCGATTAATCAAGGGAGGCGCGAGGTCGGCCAATATCTTGGCGAGCGCTTCACTGCTTTCTGAGGTAAAAAAGCCAGTATGCGCATAGGGAATCGAATCAAGCTGACGGTGGATAGCCTCTAACACGGCTGGGTGGTTATGTCCGAGACAAGAAACGGCTGCACCTCCGCACGCATCCAGATACCGCTTACCCTGGGTATCCGTTAAATAAACCCCTTGACCACTGGCGATAGTGGGAAGGGCTTGATGACAGTGGCGATGGAATACGTGGCTCATACGATGGCCTCATAGTGACGTTTGCCCATGAGTATGAACCGATTGTATTTTGCGCGACAAAGGATATATTTTCACCAGGTATGAAAAAAAGGAATGGGAATGGAAGCGCGTTTGCCATCGATGCGAGCTTTACAAGCGTTTGTCGTGGTCGCCCAGCAAGGCAGCTTTTCGGAAGCGGCCAAGGTATTGCATGTCAGCCAAAGTACCATCAGTAAACAAATCCAACAGTTAGAGCAGTGGATTGGACAACCTTTGTTTGCGCGGACCGCGTATGGGGTAGGGCTTAATGCGATTGGAGAGACGTATCTTCAATCGGTCTCCTCAGGGATCCATAAAATCGCCAATGCCACGGCTTACGCACGTCAACAGAGTGTCCAGCAAGAGTCGGTCAGCTTGCTGGTGCCGCCATCTTTTGCCAGTCTGTGGTTGATTCCGCAACTGCAAGACTTTAAGGCGCGTTATCCGTCGATATCGGTGACGGTCAGTGCCAGTGATTCTATCCCGCAAGGGAAAGAAAAAGAGGTTGATATCCTCATTCGTTGCCAGCCGCGTCAACAAGCAGGCTCTCAGTCAATCTGCCTGGCTAATGAACACCTAGCTTTATTAGCCGCTGCCGCGATTGTCCCTGAGCCCATTGAACGTGCCGCGCTACTTGCCACGGTGCCGGTGCTTTCTCATCTGACTAGGCCGACACTGTGGGAGCATTTTTGGCAGCAATTTGGCTTAACGGATAGCAACCCGCAGTATGGCGCGGGATTTGAGCACTTTTTTATGGCATTGGAGGGGGTGCAGCAAGGCATGGGGATGGCATTAATTCCTACCTTTATGGCGACAACTAGTTTACGGCAAGGAAAAGTGGTTAACCCTTTGGGGCTGGGCATTGATAGCGGCTACGGTTACTACCTCTACAGTGCAAGCTACAAGCAGCGAGCGTCAGGTGTTAGCCAAGTGGTGCAGTGGCTTAGTGACCGCTTTGCACGGGATCCCGCTAGACAATTATCGAGCAAGTCGGTATAACGCCCCTCGGTTTGATGAACAAAGAGACGGGTATGACACGCCAGTTATCAGATGCCTATTGGCAACGTTTTGGTGGCACCGCAAGGCTCTACGGCCAGCGTGCGCTCGAGGTATTTAGTCAAAGCCACATCTGTGTGATTGGCATTGGTGGTGTTGGCTCGTGGGCGGCAGAATCGTTAGCGCGCACAGGGGTTGGAGCCATCACATTAATTGATATGGATGATGTGTGTGTCACCAACACCAATCGCCAAATTCATGCACTGAAAGAGACCGTCGGACAAAGTAAAAGCGAGGTGATGGCTGCGCGCCTAACGGCGATTAACCCAGAGTGTCAGGTCACCGTCGTCGATGATTTTATTAGTGCCGATAACCTCGCTGACTATATCCATTCTGGGTTTGATTATGTGTTGGATGCGATTGACAGTATTAAACCGAAAACGGCGTTACTTGCTTACTGCAAGCGGCATAAAATTAAGGTGTTGACCGTTGGAGGGGCAGGCGGTCAAATCGATCCAACTCAAATCCAAGTGGCGGATTTGACTAAAACGATTCAAGATCCGCTCGCGGCGAAGCTGCGTAACAACCTTCGTCGTTTTCATGGTTTCACGAAAACCCAAGGGCGCAAGTTTGGCATTGATTGTGTTTACTCCACCGAGCAGCTCAAATATCCTCAGCCTGATGGCAGTGTCTGTGAAAGCAAAGTGTCAGCCGAAGGCCCCAAACGCATGGATTGTGCCAGTGGTTTTGGGGCGGCAACCATGGTGACCGCGAGTTTTGGTTTCGTCGCTGTTTCGCGCATTTTACAAAAGCTAATCGCGGCTGATCAGCGTCGCGAGCAGGCTGGCTGAGCCTGCTTTACTCTGAAGGGAGCGCGCGTACGCCAAATTCGCCCATGCGAAACGCAGTCCATGCTCTTTGGTAATCGCCACTGTTTTTGAGTTGATTAATACCACGGTTTAATCGCGCTACCCAGCGTGCGCTATCAGGATGTTGGCGACTCAATAAAACATGGAGGGGCGTAACACGCAGCGGTTTAGGGTGAAAGGTGATGTGCTGACGCGTGTCATCAGGCATCACAGTGCGTAGGGTGTTCATCACCACATATTGGTTACCAATAATCACATCCGTGTCGCCCGTGAGTAAGCTGCGCAGCTTTTCTACTTCGTTGGGGTAGCGGCGAACCACCACGTCGCCACCTTGCTGATTAAAGTTTGCCAGCATGGCATCCTCTATATAGCTCTCGCTAATCCCAACGCGTAAGCCGTTCAGGCTAGCCAACGATTGCCAATCAAAGTGTCGGTTTTTGAGGTGGAAAAACACCACGGTTTCGGTATAGATAGGCGCAGAGTATATAAAGTCTTTTTCACGTTTAGAGGTGTAGCCCCAGCCAACGGTCCCATGAACCGCGCCTTCTTGCGCCTTCATTTTTGCTTGCTGCCAAGGTGTAAACGCGATCTCTATCTCTAGTCCTTGTCGCTTCCCTGCTTCTTTAACGATATAGGCAATCACCCCTTGATGCACTAAGCGATCTGAGAGGAAAGGGGGATAATCGCCTGCCAACAATTTAAGCTGAACCTGTGCGGCGGCGATGGCAGGTAGATAAAGGAGCAGGGTCACGAGCAGTATTCGCCGCATAACACCTCCAAGATATAAAACGTCGTTACGGCCAAGGCCTAATGATTGTAGTGGGCTTGGCGAAAATGACTCCAAATCATTTGATACCGCCCATCCGCTTTGAGTCTTCGTAATGCTTTGTTAAAGCGCTCTGCCTGATCATAGTTTTGCTTTATTTGCCGACTAAATAAAATGTACAGTGGCGTAATTCTTATTGGTCGTGGATGATGGGCAAACTTTTGTTTTTGGTTGGGAGCCATCTCTTGGGCGATCACTCTTTTGAGTACGTCTATATTGCCTAACGCCAAGTCAATTTGCTGAGCGAGTAGCGCATCGATTTTTGATTTTTCATCAAGGAACGTTTGGATCTTAACGTCGATGCCTGATTTTTGCATTTCAGTCAGCCGCTTAACGTCAATAAAGCCTTTGGTCACACCAATGGCAAAGCCATCGAGATCTTGAGGAGACTGCCAATCGAACTCGCGTTCGGCGAGATAGAAAAAGCCAACGCTCTCGGTATAGATAGGATCCGAATAGATGAAGTCATTCGCACGCTCTTGTGTGTAAGCCCAGCCGATGGTGCCGTCCCATTCGCCGGTTTGAGCGAGATTCATCGACTGATGCCATGGGAAATAACCTAAGGATATCTCGATGTTTGCCTCTTGCGCGGCTTGCATCACGATCTCCGTTATCGGGCCGCCATCAGGCATAGTCTGGGTGATAAAGGGGGCATATTCACCCGATGTGAGGCGCAGTGTTTGAGCCTGTATGCTCACAGAAATGAAAAAAAGAGTGGTGAATAGACAGTACCATGCCCATCTCATAATGACGCTACACCGTTTTGCTTCCATGGCGTTGAGTGTAGTTCAATCAGATAAAAAAAGGGGTGCGACTCAGCGTTTACCGCTGAGTGCACACCACTATTCTCAATATTGAGACGCAGGCTGGGGGCGCTTAATTAGGCCTGTTCTTCTTCAGGGGCTGGCGCTGCCTGGTTTTGTTGGCTTTCCGCTTCGATAGGCAAAACGTGGCGAACATATTCACCCGGCGCCGCACAAAGAACCGGATAGGTCTCAGACCCTATTGAGTATGGTTCCACTTGCTCTTCCGGACTATAGCTACGTAACCATTTTTCCCAGTGGGTCCACCAAGAGCCAGTGTGATGTGACGCATTATCGAGCCACTCATCGGCACTATCAGGCAAGCTATCATTGGTCCAAAAACCGTATTTTTTCTTAACGGGATGGTTGACGATACCGGCAATATGCCCTGATTCGCCCAGTACAAAGGTTTTATTGCCGCCAACATTCAGTGCACCGCGATAGGTCCCTTGCCAAAGGGCGATATGATCTTCTTTGGTCGAGATGAAATAGCTCGGCACCTTGATCTTATTCAGATCAATCCAGACACCGCCGACTTTCACTCCCTTATCTTGCACCAGTTTGTTTTCAAGGTACAAATCGCGCAGGATAAAGTTGTGTGTCTTGGCGGCCACGTTGGTGCTATCACTGTTCCAATACAGCAAATCAAAGTCGACAGGACTGTTACCTTTGAGGTAATTCTCAATGTAATAGTTCCAGTACAAGCTGTTCTCGCGCAATAAGCTAAAGGTAACGCTGAGTGAACGGCCATCCATGTAGCCGCGTGCCGTATTTTGCGCTTCAATGGCTCGAATCAAGCTGTCATTGATGTAGGCACCAATTTCCCCTGGCTGCGAGAAGTCCAATAAGGTGGTGAAGAAACTCGCCGATTTAATCCGTGCTTTCATGCGCTTCGCCGCATAGTAAGCGATGGTACAGGCTAAGACGGTCCCACCAATACAGTAGCCAACGCCGTTAATCTGCGATTGACCGGTAATGTCTTCGATGGCACTGACTGCCTTGACGGTGCCTTGGGTCACGTAGTCTTCGAAGCCAATCTCTGCTTGTTCGGCAGAAGGGTTACGCCACGACATCAAGAATACCGTATGCCCTTGCTCAACCAACCAACGAATCAGTGAGTTTTTCTCGCGTAAGTCGAGAATATAGTACTTGTTAATGAACGGAGGCACGACCAAGATGGGGGTGGTATATACTTTTTCCGTTACCGGACGATATTGAATGAGTTCGAATAACTCGTTTTTATACACCACGTCGCCAGGTGTGTTGGCGACATCATCACCCACGCGAAACGCGTTATTATTGGTCATGCGCACTTTAAGAATATCCGCGCTAGACTCCATATCCTGCTTAAGCTGTTCCATGCCGCGCAGTAGATTTTCACCCTGAGACTCCAGCGTCATTTTGAGCAGTTCAGGGTTAGTCGCAATATAGTTACTCGGGGCCATGGCGTTAATCGCTTGGCGTGAGAAAAATGAGAGACGTTCACGGGTTTTGTCATCAAGGCCTTCAATGGCGTCGATGGTTTCCATATAGGTACGTCCAAACAGCAGATAAGACTGTTTGATAAAGTTATAAAGGACATCTTCCTGCCAAGCCTTATCCTTAAAACGTTTATCGTCACTGCCTTCGCTCACTACCTCTTCCGTGTTATCACGCGCGAGCATGGCGTTCTGCCAGATTTGCATTTGCTGTTCCCACCACTGCATTTGCACTTGTAGAAGTGCAGCGGGTTGTTGAGCCGCGCCTTCCAGCAACTGAGCAGTGTCTTGCAGGCTGACTTCCTGCATGGCTTGATTGAACGGTGTGTTTACGGCTGCCTTGCCCTGCTCAAGATCCTGCCACCATTGCTGGTTTTGTTCTTGCAGCCTGGCAAGGTAGTCCGAAAAGAAGTGATGAAACATAGTCTTGCCCTCTTGATCGGATAAGCACTACAAAGGCCTGCTGTCAGCGACAGCAGGCACTAGTGCAAAAACCCTGCCTTTATGCTGGGGTGCCGGCTTTCATATTTTCAGCCGTGAGTTTGTCGATATCTTCTTTAAACTCTTTGGCGATGTTTTGCAGCTTGGCGCTGTCATCCATCATTTGCTGAGACAGCTTGGTCAAAGCGGCAAGTTGCTGGCTGCTGAATGACGTCATGCTAGAGACATCCTTCACTTCGCTCGCTGCTTTCATCTGCTCTAGGCCGAGTTCGCTATAGGTGCGCATGGCATTCATTTGTAGCTCAGTCAGCGTCTCAACATTTTTGGCTACCAACTTGTTGAAATTAACGTAGGGAGCCAGGGCTTTTTCAGATTGCTCAGAAAACGCTTTAAACATATCTGTGTACATGGTGTATCTCCTGATAGTGTTGTGTATGGGTTGTTAACCCAAGGTCGCAAGTGTCCGTTTATGCTTGTGTACGCTTAACAATTAAAGCTGTACCCATGCCGCCGCCAATACACAAAGAAGCAACCCCGTGGGTTTCGCCTCTTCGCGCGAGCTCGTGTAGCAAGGTCACCACAATCCGATTACCTGATGCCCCGAGTGGGTGACCGAGTGCAATGGCACCACCGTTGACATTGGCACGCGCCAATATCGCATCAGGTGTTGTTTTATGGTGCGCCGCCAGTTGGTGTATGACCCCCAGCGCTTGTGCAGCAAATGCTTCGTTAAGCTCAAGTAAATCAATGTTGTCGAGGGTCAGGTTGGCTTTCTCCAACGCCGTATTGACCGCTCCCACAGGGCCTAAGCCCATAATGCTTGGATCGACACCGTGCTGAGCGTAGGCGG includes:
- a CDS encoding TAXI family TRAP transporter solute-binding subunit, translated to MKAMKPTLIALGFSAALGTAASAQANQFVTIGTGGVTGVYYPTGGAICRLVNKSKDDHGIRCSVESTGGSIYNINTIRAGELDMGIAQSDWQYHAYKGTSKFEDQGEFKELRAVFSIHPEPFTVVARADAGVKTFDDLEGKRVNIGNPGSGQRGTIEVLMDQMGWDMDKFGQISELKAAEQSKALCDNKIDAMVYTVGHPSGAIQEATTACDSVLVEVANDAAKQLIEDRDYYRQAIIPGGMYRGNDNDVTTFGVGATFVSSTQVPEDVIYNVVKAVFENFDDFRRLHPAFANLKKEEMVKDGLSAPLHPGAARYYREAGLIE
- a CDS encoding BKACE family enzyme; amino-acid sequence: MTDTLTIMVAPNGARLQPSQHSAVPIDALSLIDCLHACADAGAAMAHIHARDESGAHSLDPTLNRRLYQQVQDAVGDRMVIQLTTEAVGRYSPSEQIGLVKAVKPEAVSIALRELVPDPSETTEARTFFAWLHHHAVYTQFILYHPQDVARYRQLRHAGVIPPTGHHLLLVAGRDQNPPFGHPEDIVAMWQALPDHNNLPWSACAFGHHEIRCLTTAALLGGDIRIGFENNTQRVDQRQAIDNASQITDLRNTLEKLGYCTKPVQALRQTMTQSF
- a CDS encoding aspartate aminotransferase family protein — translated: MSHVFHRHCHQALPTIASGQGVYLTDTQGKRYLDACGGAAVSCLGHNHPAVLEAIHRQLDSIPYAHTGFFTSESSEALAKILADLAPPLINRAYLVSGGSEAMETALKLARQYWVEVGQPQRQHFIARRQSYHGNTLGALSVGGNAWRRAPFAPLLMDTSLIAPCYAYRDQGPDECAYQYGQRVANELETMLLEKGPETVIGFIAEPVVGATAGALTAETGYFTRIREICDQYNILLILDEVMCGTGRTGRFFAFEHEHIVPDIVAIAKGLAAGYQPIGATLVADPVYNAIANGSGFFQHGHTFMAHPTACAAALATLTTLEQEGLVDAAEKQGKALKTALHHQFDSSPFVGDIRGRGLFLALELVADKASKQPFSSTLPLAKQIKQTALENGLMCYPMGGTIDGKQGHHILLAPPYIIKSPHIDEIADKLRITLDTCLPH
- a CDS encoding LysR substrate-binding domain-containing protein codes for the protein MEARLPSMRALQAFVVVAQQGSFSEAAKVLHVSQSTISKQIQQLEQWIGQPLFARTAYGVGLNAIGETYLQSVSSGIHKIANATAYARQQSVQQESVSLLVPPSFASLWLIPQLQDFKARYPSISVTVSASDSIPQGKEKEVDILIRCQPRQQAGSQSICLANEHLALLAAAAIVPEPIERAALLATVPVLSHLTRPTLWEHFWQQFGLTDSNPQYGAGFEHFFMALEGVQQGMGMALIPTFMATTSLRQGKVVNPLGLGIDSGYGYYLYSASYKQRASGVSQVVQWLSDRFARDPARQLSSKSV
- the tcdA gene encoding tRNA cyclic N6-threonylcarbamoyladenosine(37) synthase TcdA — protein: MTRQLSDAYWQRFGGTARLYGQRALEVFSQSHICVIGIGGVGSWAAESLARTGVGAITLIDMDDVCVTNTNRQIHALKETVGQSKSEVMAARLTAINPECQVTVVDDFISADNLADYIHSGFDYVLDAIDSIKPKTALLAYCKRHKIKVLTVGGAGGQIDPTQIQVADLTKTIQDPLAAKLRNNLRRFHGFTKTQGRKFGIDCVYSTEQLKYPQPDGSVCESKVSAEGPKRMDCASGFGAATMVTASFGFVAVSRILQKLIAADQRREQAG
- a CDS encoding substrate-binding periplasmic protein translates to MRRILLVTLLLYLPAIAAAQVQLKLLAGDYPPFLSDRLVHQGVIAYIVKEAGKRQGLEIEIAFTPWQQAKMKAQEGAVHGTVGWGYTSKREKDFIYSAPIYTETVVFFHLKNRHFDWQSLASLNGLRVGISESYIEDAMLANFNQQGGDVVVRRYPNEVEKLRSLLTGDTDVIIGNQYVVMNTLRTVMPDDTRQHITFHPKPLRVTPLHVLLSRQHPDSARWVARLNRGINQLKNSGDYQRAWTAFRMGEFGVRALPSE
- a CDS encoding substrate-binding periplasmic protein yields the protein MEAKRCSVIMRWAWYCLFTTLFFISVSIQAQTLRLTSGEYAPFITQTMPDGGPITEIVMQAAQEANIEISLGYFPWHQSMNLAQTGEWDGTIGWAYTQERANDFIYSDPIYTESVGFFYLAEREFDWQSPQDLDGFAIGVTKGFIDVKRLTEMQKSGIDVKIQTFLDEKSKIDALLAQQIDLALGNIDVLKRVIAQEMAPNQKQKFAHHPRPIRITPLYILFSRQIKQNYDQAERFNKALRRLKADGRYQMIWSHFRQAHYNH
- the phaC gene encoding class I poly(R)-hydroxyalkanoic acid synthase → MFHHFFSDYLARLQEQNQQWWQDLEQGKAAVNTPFNQAMQEVSLQDTAQLLEGAAQQPAALLQVQMQWWEQQMQIWQNAMLARDNTEEVVSEGSDDKRFKDKAWQEDVLYNFIKQSYLLFGRTYMETIDAIEGLDDKTRERLSFFSRQAINAMAPSNYIATNPELLKMTLESQGENLLRGMEQLKQDMESSADILKVRMTNNNAFRVGDDVANTPGDVVYKNELFELIQYRPVTEKVYTTPILVVPPFINKYYILDLREKNSLIRWLVEQGHTVFLMSWRNPSAEQAEIGFEDYVTQGTVKAVSAIEDITGQSQINGVGYCIGGTVLACTIAYYAAKRMKARIKSASFFTTLLDFSQPGEIGAYINDSLIRAIEAQNTARGYMDGRSLSVTFSLLRENSLYWNYYIENYLKGNSPVDFDLLYWNSDSTNVAAKTHNFILRDLYLENKLVQDKGVKVGGVWIDLNKIKVPSYFISTKEDHIALWQGTYRGALNVGGNKTFVLGESGHIAGIVNHPVKKKYGFWTNDSLPDSADEWLDNASHHTGSWWTHWEKWLRSYSPEEQVEPYSIGSETYPVLCAAPGEYVRHVLPIEAESQQNQAAPAPEEEQA
- a CDS encoding phasin family protein encodes the protein MYTDMFKAFSEQSEKALAPYVNFNKLVAKNVETLTELQMNAMRTYSELGLEQMKAASEVKDVSSMTSFSSQQLAALTKLSQQMMDDSAKLQNIAKEFKEDIDKLTAENMKAGTPA